From Calothrix sp. PCC 6303, a single genomic window includes:
- the psaD gene encoding photosystem I reaction center subunit II, which translates to MAEKLKGKAPLFGGGTGGLLTKAEVEEKYAITWTSPKKQVFELPTGGVATMNEGENLLYIARKEYGIFLGGQQLRKMKITDYKIYRILPNGETTKIHPADGNFPEKVTEGRQKVGAIPRRIGENPSAAKIKFSGKKPYDV; encoded by the coding sequence ATGGCAGAGAAACTTAAGGGAAAAGCGCCTTTGTTTGGTGGCGGCACAGGCGGCTTGCTAACAAAAGCTGAAGTTGAAGAAAAGTACGCGATCACCTGGACTAGTCCAAAGAAGCAAGTTTTTGAACTACCAACTGGTGGTGTTGCGACAATGAATGAAGGTGAAAACCTTCTTTATATCGCTCGTAAAGAGTACGGTATCTTCCTTGGTGGACAACAGCTACGGAAGATGAAAATCACAGATTATAAAATCTACCGCATTCTTCCCAACGGCGAAACAACCAAAATTCACCCTGCTGATGGCAATTTCCCCGAAAAAGTCACCGAAGGACGGCAGAAAGTTGGTGCTATTCCTCGTCGGATTGGTGAAAACCCTAGCGCTGCTAAAATTAAGTTTAGCGGTAAAAAGCCCTACGATGTATAG
- the trpE gene encoding anthranilate synthase component I — MIFPDFSQFSQLATQGNFVPVYQEWVADLDTPVSAWYKVCAGQPYSFLLESVEGGEKVGRYSLLGCNPVWILEARGEQTTQKHRDTSEVVFTGDPFDALAKCLAPYHPVHLPELPSGIGGLFGFWGYELIKWIEPRVSIHPQDERNIPDGLWMQVDHLLVFDQVKRKIWAIAYADLRNGNVKQAYDAACDRVSQIVQKLSLPIPPEKTILPWTSPERRKLSQASETAAYQSNFTKSEFCSSVEKAKEHIKAGDIFQVVVSQRLTTDYTGDPFSLYRSLRQINPSPYMAYFNFQDWQIIGSSPEVMVKAECGDGDEIIATVRPIAGTRRRGKTTQEDNNLAEDLLQDPKEIAEHVMLVDLGRNDLGRVCESGTVKVDELMIVERYSHVMHIVSNVVGKLAKNKNAWDLLKACFPAGTVSGAPKIRAMEIINELEPSRRGVYSGVYGYYDFEGQLNSAIAIRTMVLRNGQVSVQAGAGLVADSEPEKEYEETLNKARGLLEAIRCLTPDSE; from the coding sequence ATGATTTTTCCCGATTTTTCCCAATTCTCCCAACTAGCAACACAAGGTAATTTTGTCCCGGTATATCAAGAATGGGTTGCCGATTTAGATACTCCGGTTTCGGCTTGGTATAAGGTATGTGCAGGTCAACCATACAGTTTTTTGCTAGAGTCGGTAGAGGGTGGCGAAAAAGTTGGACGCTATAGTTTGCTAGGTTGTAACCCTGTCTGGATTTTGGAAGCGCGGGGAGAACAAACTACCCAAAAGCATCGTGATACTTCAGAAGTGGTATTTACAGGAGATCCATTTGATGCTTTGGCAAAGTGTTTAGCACCCTATCATCCGGTTCATCTGCCGGAATTACCATCAGGAATTGGTGGGTTATTTGGGTTTTGGGGCTATGAACTAATTAAATGGATTGAACCACGGGTATCGATTCATCCTCAAGATGAGCGGAATATCCCAGATGGATTATGGATGCAAGTGGATCACTTGTTGGTGTTTGATCAAGTTAAGCGGAAAATTTGGGCTATAGCATACGCTGATTTGAGAAATGGGAATGTAAAACAAGCATATGATGCCGCGTGCGATCGCGTTTCCCAAATAGTCCAGAAGTTATCGTTACCCATACCACCAGAAAAAACCATTTTACCCTGGACTTCCCCAGAAAGAAGGAAGTTGTCACAAGCATCAGAAACAGCCGCATATCAAAGCAACTTCACCAAATCAGAATTTTGTAGCAGCGTTGAAAAGGCAAAGGAACACATCAAAGCCGGGGATATTTTCCAAGTAGTGGTTTCCCAACGTCTCACCACCGATTATACAGGTGATCCTTTCTCCCTATATCGTTCCCTGCGGCAAATCAACCCCTCACCCTACATGGCATACTTTAACTTCCAAGACTGGCAAATTATTGGTTCCAGTCCAGAAGTGATGGTAAAGGCAGAATGTGGGGATGGAGATGAGATAATTGCGACGGTACGTCCCATCGCTGGTACTCGTCGTCGAGGCAAAACTACCCAGGAAGATAACAATCTAGCTGAAGATTTATTACAAGATCCCAAAGAAATAGCCGAACATGTTATGTTGGTGGATCTGGGAAGAAACGACTTAGGGCGAGTTTGTGAAAGCGGCACAGTAAAAGTAGATGAATTGATGATAGTTGAGCGTTATTCCCACGTAATGCACATAGTTAGTAATGTGGTGGGAAAACTAGCCAAAAATAAAAATGCCTGGGATTTACTCAAAGCTTGTTTCCCCGCAGGAACAGTAAGTGGTGCGCCAAAAATTCGGGCAATGGAAATTATCAACGAATTAGAACCCAGCCGTCGCGGGGTATATTCGGGGGTATATGGATATTATGATTTTGAGGGACAATTGAATAGCGCGATCGCTATTCGCACCATGGTACTGCGAAATGGTCAAGTTAGTGTCCAAGCAGGTGCCGGATTAGTGGCAGATTCAGAACCGGAAAAGGAATATGAGGAGACACTCAACAAAGCACGAGGATTATTAGAAGCAATTCGCTGTTTAACTCCGGATTCCGAGTAA
- a CDS encoding CHAT domain-containing protein, producing MTQSSSVETLLEQGYDLLDRGQEQTALEIFQQAATLEPQNHRVLYALGLALYRLESYQNSIEYLTQALEIQPSYILALARRGMAYTKLDQVEEAKADFERAIQIQPINHEDYLGRGIAFDELKRYEEAIADFNQALILKPDDYNTYFNRGYAFNNLERYEEAIADYNQALILKPDYYNAYFNRGITFRNLERYEEAIADYNQALILKPDDYDAYFNRGYVFDGLKRYEEAIANYNQALILKPDSYEYLSKRACALNNLRRYEEAILDCNKALAIKTDDFYVYYVKAYSYHWQGWQQQSPFDNWLQAKFAYEQALKYLNKPELRQTYLKVLQDLIQVCQYVMPANKVEELWRRGTDVLEGWLKENELSLGKKIQLRREFAQFNQIRVDSLAQSNRVIEALQLAEQRKNTCLNWLREKTWRDAETLPYSRMQQLLKPGTAVIYWHISDAAITTFIIKHGQPPIVFKPVVISQSSQIFHQQPGENCFYHNTQRLKRFEKWMREWKQDYQNYREGNYTSLSKEESPWWLNMEYRLFNQLRDILEINLINREHLKDINELILIPHRDLHLLPLDCLFPQKFTITYLPSFQIGLDLQLSSAENKNQEISFLNVENPRKDLPFATIESVVLASLYQQYHQIDLPIIKAEEVIQSLKLNTGYFHFTGHGYHKPEQPRDSALMLAEPDKLTLGNIFDDENLNFNQYQLICLSACETGITSKDNLLDEYVGLVSGFLAKGAKCVLSTLWTVDERSTALLMIKFYQLLQQEKTLAQALKDSQYWLSNLTYEELAQWYRNLAKHIKNPHCQAYLETEALIIEQDQNKIESIEPLYNHPYYWAGFILTGNPN from the coding sequence ATGACACAAAGCAGCAGCGTAGAAACTTTGCTAGAGCAAGGATATGATTTACTCGATAGAGGGCAAGAACAAACAGCTTTAGAGATTTTCCAGCAAGCTGCGACACTGGAACCGCAAAACCACAGGGTATTATATGCTTTAGGGTTGGCTTTATATAGATTAGAGAGTTATCAAAATTCTATTGAGTATCTAACACAGGCATTAGAGATACAGCCAAGTTATATTTTGGCGCTAGCGCGTCGTGGTATGGCTTATACGAAATTAGATCAGGTTGAAGAAGCAAAAGCCGATTTCGAGAGAGCAATTCAAATTCAACCTATAAATCATGAAGATTATCTAGGGAGAGGTATTGCTTTTGATGAGTTGAAGCGATATGAAGAAGCTATTGCCGATTTCAACCAAGCATTGATACTCAAACCTGATGACTATAATACATATTTTAATCGAGGCTATGCTTTTAATAACTTAGAGCGATATGAAGAAGCGATCGCTGATTACAACCAAGCATTGATACTCAAACCCGATTATTATAATGCATATTTTAATCGAGGCATTACTTTTAGGAACTTAGAGCGATATGAAGAAGCGATCGCGGATTACAACCAAGCATTGATACTCAAACCTGATGACTATGATGCATATTTTAATCGAGGCTATGTTTTTGATGGGTTGAAGCGATATGAAGAAGCTATTGCTAATTACAACCAAGCATTGATACTCAAACCTGACTCCTACGAATACTTATCTAAAAGAGCTTGTGCATTAAATAACTTAAGACGATATGAGGAGGCAATTCTTGACTGCAATAAAGCATTAGCGATTAAAACAGATGACTTTTATGTCTATTACGTAAAAGCCTATTCTTACCACTGGCAGGGATGGCAACAACAATCTCCCTTTGATAATTGGCTTCAAGCAAAATTTGCTTATGAACAAGCATTAAAGTACCTAAACAAACCAGAACTGCGCCAAACTTACCTCAAAGTCCTTCAAGATTTAATTCAAGTTTGTCAATACGTAATGCCAGCAAATAAGGTTGAAGAATTATGGCGACGGGGAACTGACGTTTTAGAGGGATGGCTCAAAGAGAATGAATTATCACTAGGTAAAAAAATTCAACTGCGACGAGAATTTGCCCAGTTTAATCAAATTCGTGTCGATAGTTTAGCTCAATCAAATAGAGTTATAGAAGCACTACAATTAGCCGAACAGCGTAAAAATACTTGTTTAAATTGGTTGCGAGAAAAAACTTGGCGAGATGCAGAAACTTTGCCCTACTCGCGGATGCAGCAATTATTAAAACCTGGAACTGCTGTAATCTACTGGCATATTAGCGATGCTGCAATTACAACTTTTATTATTAAACATGGGCAACCACCCATAGTTTTCAAACCAGTTGTAATATCTCAATCATCTCAAATATTTCATCAGCAACCAGGAGAAAATTGCTTTTATCACAATACTCAACGACTAAAACGCTTTGAAAAATGGATGCGGGAGTGGAAGCAGGATTATCAAAATTATCGAGAGGGTAATTACACCAGCTTATCCAAAGAAGAATCTCCTTGGTGGTTGAATATGGAATATAGGTTGTTTAATCAACTTCGAGATATTCTTGAAATTAACCTGATCAACAGAGAGCATTTGAAAGATATTAACGAATTAATCTTGATTCCCCATCGAGATTTACATTTGCTACCGCTCGATTGTTTGTTCCCCCAAAAGTTTACTATTACCTATTTACCTAGTTTTCAAATCGGTTTAGATTTACAACTAAGTTCGGCTGAAAATAAAAATCAAGAAATATCCTTTTTAAATGTCGAAAATCCTCGAAAAGACTTGCCTTTTGCTACAATCGAATCAGTTGTCCTAGCTTCGTTATATCAGCAGTACCATCAAATAGATCTTCCTATTATCAAAGCAGAAGAAGTAATCCAATCTTTGAAGTTAAATACAGGATACTTTCACTTTACCGGACATGGCTATCACAAACCAGAACAACCGAGAGATTCCGCTTTAATGCTGGCAGAACCTGATAAATTAACTTTAGGAAATATCTTCGATGACGAAAATTTAAATTTTAATCAGTATCAACTCATTTGTTTATCTGCCTGCGAAACCGGTATCACCAGCAAAGATAATTTGCTTGATGAATATGTCGGTTTAGTAAGTGGATTTCTTGCCAAAGGTGCAAAATGTGTCCTGAGTACCCTTTGGACAGTTGATGAACGTTCTACCGCACTCCTAATGATTAAATTTTATCAACTGCTACAACAGGAAAAAACTCTTGCACAAGCATTAAAAGATTCTCAATACTGGTTATCTAATCTCACGTATGAGGAATTAGCCCAATGGTATCGAAATCTAGCGAAGCACATAAAAAATCCCCATTGTCAAGCCTATTTAGAAACTGAAGCTCTAATCATCGAACAAGATCAAAATAAAATAGAATCGATAGAGCCACTTTACAACCATCCCTATTATTGGGCAGGTTTTATTCTTACTGGTAATCCTAATTAA
- a CDS encoding ISKra4-like element ISCasp2 family transposase: protein MKQMHPCLSKDKNGNKYGRMQASRSNPGMFWEEARELFEEIVGWLDSDSICGLEHGEIESKLLDNGYELLRRLLQGYFDKRSQDETDSEWVGKDQAKRTHKKKLSRKLTTIFGTVIANRIGYGGRKINTLFPLDAELNLPAEQYSHGLRQRVAVEVARSGFRETVDIIEKTTAAKIGKRQAEELAYQSAVDFDDFYTYQQAEAVQVEEIGEIVVISADGKGVIVSHSTRAVPSVEVAVRTEDLRPQTQKRAQASSKKLDKRLTKGEKANAKRMATVASVYTINPFVRTVEQIVNPSDEDKKIKRPKPIGKRVWASVAKEPEVVIKEAFDEALHRDPDRQKRFCALVDGNKQQLSLMKKFTKKHHLELTIVLDIIHVIEYLWKAAFVFYSSTDKQAEAWVTKRLKSILEGKSSDVASGMRTSATKRKLTPQERKPVDNCARYLLNNREYLKYHDYLKAGLPIATGVIEGACRHLIKDRMDITGARWSLAGAEAVLRLRSLYISGDWHKYWRFHLHQEHKRNHLALYQGAIPLMKRVAKARCPITPSPLPIPV, encoded by the coding sequence ATGAAACAGATGCATCCTTGCTTGTCAAAAGATAAAAACGGGAATAAGTACGGACGTATGCAAGCATCTAGATCAAATCCAGGGATGTTTTGGGAAGAAGCACGAGAACTATTTGAAGAAATAGTTGGTTGGCTGGACTCAGATAGTATTTGTGGGTTGGAGCATGGAGAAATAGAAAGTAAGTTGCTTGATAATGGATATGAACTACTTAGAAGGCTGTTACAAGGATACTTTGATAAGCGTAGCCAAGACGAAACGGATTCTGAGTGGGTAGGAAAAGACCAAGCCAAGCGAACGCACAAGAAAAAATTGTCAAGGAAATTAACAACAATATTTGGCACAGTAATCGCAAACCGAATCGGTTACGGAGGTAGAAAGATAAACACCCTATTTCCATTAGATGCAGAGCTAAACCTACCAGCAGAACAATATTCTCACGGATTAAGACAACGAGTAGCAGTGGAAGTAGCTCGTTCAGGATTTAGGGAAACAGTGGATATTATCGAAAAAACAACAGCAGCCAAAATTGGTAAACGGCAAGCAGAAGAACTAGCGTACCAGAGCGCTGTCGATTTTGATGATTTCTACACATATCAACAGGCAGAAGCGGTACAAGTTGAGGAAATAGGAGAAATTGTTGTAATCAGTGCAGATGGGAAAGGTGTGATTGTGAGCCACTCGACACGGGCTGTGCCCAGTGTCGAAGTGGCGGTGCGTACAGAGGATTTACGTCCCCAAACCCAAAAACGAGCGCAAGCTTCCAGCAAGAAGTTAGATAAGCGTTTAACCAAAGGAGAAAAAGCCAATGCCAAACGAATGGCAACGGTAGCTTCAGTTTACACAATCAACCCGTTTGTTCGTACAGTTGAGCAAATAGTTAACCCATCCGATGAGGATAAGAAAATAAAGCGTCCTAAACCTATTGGAAAAAGGGTTTGGGCTTCTGTTGCCAAGGAACCAGAAGTCGTCATTAAAGAGGCTTTCGATGAGGCATTGCATCGTGATCCAGATCGGCAAAAACGCTTTTGTGCCTTGGTCGATGGTAATAAGCAACAATTATCGTTGATGAAGAAATTTACCAAAAAACATCACCTCGAACTGACTATTGTCCTGGATATTATCCATGTGATTGAGTATTTGTGGAAAGCAGCATTTGTATTTTATTCCAGTACGGATAAACAAGCCGAAGCCTGGGTTACGAAACGTTTGAAGTCTATCCTTGAGGGGAAATCCAGTGATGTTGCTTCTGGGATGCGAACAAGCGCGACAAAACGTAAACTCACACCCCAAGAACGCAAACCTGTGGATAACTGTGCCAGATATTTGCTCAACAACCGCGAATATCTCAAATACCATGATTATTTAAAAGCTGGGTTGCCAATTGCTACCGGAGTTATCGAAGGTGCTTGCCGTCATCTGATTAAAGATCGGATGGATATTACTGGTGCCAGATGGAGTCTAGCTGGTGCCGAGGCTGTTTTACGGCTTCGTTCTTTGTATATTAGCGGGGATTGGCATAAGTATTGGCGCTTCCATTTACACCAAGAGCATAAACGCAATCATCTTGCTCTGTATCAAGGTGCAATTCCCTTGATGAAGCGAGTTGCTAAAGCCCGTTGCCCTATTACCCCTTCACCCCTTCCAATACCTGTCTAA
- a CDS encoding carotenoid oxygenase family protein, whose translation MTTATINQPTWAKAISHPAKEFLPTQLPIISGTIPPGICGSLYRNGPARLERGGVRMGHWFDGDGAILAVHLNSNGATATYRYVQTAGYQAESLAEQLIYSNYGMTAPGKFWQKPFKPVKNAANTSVLALPDKLLALWEGGKPHILDLQTLETIGEDDLQGLTKGKHYSAHCKRDPNTGEIFNFGVSPGINATLNLYKSNATGKIVKQAAHKINGVPLVHDFVLAGQYLLFFISPVRLNLFPVLLGLKCFGEAMTWQPEKGTQILVINRETLEIVSRTEAEAWYQWHFANGYVDGSGTVVVDIARYEDFQTNKFLKEVATGEIQTVAKSHLSRVQLNPETGKVISIEKLLDSQCEFPTVPAADVGKASRYTYLSTIQPGTNIGRELLNAIARYDHRTNTLTTAKIGDNRYPSEPIYIPDAEDAWQGWVITVVYDGDKDTSEVWIYDSDRLNSEPVCTLALPSVIPHGFHGTWKSA comes from the coding sequence ATGACTACTGCTACCATTAATCAGCCAACTTGGGCAAAAGCCATATCTCATCCCGCTAAAGAATTCTTACCGACTCAACTCCCAATTATTTCCGGAACAATTCCCCCTGGTATTTGCGGTTCATTATACCGCAATGGACCCGCCAGATTGGAAAGAGGTGGTGTGCGGATGGGACATTGGTTTGATGGGGATGGGGCGATTCTGGCAGTACATTTAAATAGTAATGGGGCAACAGCAACTTATAGATATGTACAAACCGCTGGATATCAAGCCGAATCTTTAGCAGAACAGTTAATTTACAGCAACTATGGGATGACTGCACCGGGTAAATTTTGGCAAAAGCCATTTAAACCCGTAAAAAATGCCGCGAATACTTCCGTGTTAGCACTACCAGATAAACTTTTGGCATTATGGGAAGGTGGTAAACCCCATATCCTCGATTTACAAACTTTAGAAACCATTGGGGAAGATGATTTACAAGGTTTAACTAAAGGAAAGCATTACTCTGCACATTGTAAACGAGATCCGAATACAGGTGAAATATTTAACTTTGGTGTTAGTCCCGGTATAAATGCCACTCTCAACCTCTACAAAAGTAACGCTACTGGGAAAATAGTCAAACAGGCAGCACATAAAATTAATGGTGTACCTTTGGTGCATGACTTTGTTTTAGCTGGGCAATATTTACTCTTCTTTATTTCCCCTGTACGGTTAAACTTATTTCCCGTATTGCTAGGATTAAAATGCTTTGGTGAAGCGATGACATGGCAACCTGAGAAAGGTACCCAAATTCTTGTTATCAACCGCGAAACCCTAGAAATAGTTAGTCGTACAGAAGCAGAAGCTTGGTATCAGTGGCACTTTGCCAACGGTTACGTGGATGGTAGCGGTACAGTTGTGGTAGATATTGCCAGATACGAAGACTTTCAAACCAATAAATTTTTAAAGGAAGTTGCCACAGGTGAAATCCAAACAGTGGCAAAAAGTCATCTTTCGCGGGTACAACTAAATCCCGAAACAGGGAAAGTCATCAGCATCGAGAAACTTCTAGACAGTCAGTGTGAATTCCCTACTGTTCCTGCCGCAGATGTTGGGAAAGCATCACGTTACACCTATTTATCGACGATACAACCAGGAACCAATATTGGGCGAGAATTGTTGAATGCGATCGCACGTTACGATCATCGCACAAATACCCTCACAACTGCCAAAATTGGTGACAATCGTTACCCATCTGAACCCATATACATCCCAGATGCCGAAGATGCATGGCAAGGTTGGGTAATTACCGTAGTTTATGACGGAGATAAAGATACTAGTGAAGTTTGGATTTATGACTCAGACAGACTTAATTCCGAACCAGTTTGTACACTAGCGTTACCCAGTGTCATTCCCCACGGCTTCCATGGTACCTGGAAATCAGCTTAA
- a CDS encoding M61 family metallopeptidase yields MTDAINRSADTHESLKLEGQRLSVIFPETYQANSEITPIISYEVAMPQPQTHLFEVTLKIENCPSPLLNLKLPVWTPGSYLVREYAKHLQDFRALAGEQVLSCGKVAKNHWQVETNGVSEVTIKYRVFANEISVRTNHLDMTHGYFNGAAIFLRIPDWEKQGINVTIIPPYPDWQVTAVLPMVSTVKNTFYAKDYDTLVDTPFEIGKHQVYEFEVLGKPHELAIWGQGNFQISRLISDFEKIIEVEAEIFEGLPYERYVFLLHLLTQAFGGLEHKDCCSLIYQRFGFKDTDKYERFIQLVAHEFFHLWNVKRIRPQALEVFDYDQENYTPSLWFCEGTTSYYDLHIPLRAGIYNAKSYLNHLSKEITRYQNTPGKAVQPLSESSFDTWIKLYRPDANSPNSQISYYLKGEMVSLLLDLLIRARHDNMRSLDDVMRLMWQQFGKAEIGYTPKQLQTVIESVAGVDLTDFFEQYIDGLVDLPFNQYLEPFGLQLFADAEEEPFLGIKVAGENNRDIVKFVESLSPAQIAGIDTGDELVAINGIKVSASNLSERLRDYQAKDTIQITVFHQDELFTYDVTLAHPRVSRYAIKLMANTSKMQKKNLTGWLGMSIIS; encoded by the coding sequence ATGACTGATGCGATAAACCGTTCGGCTGACACTCACGAAAGCCTCAAATTGGAGGGGCAACGTCTATCGGTAATATTTCCAGAGACTTATCAAGCTAATTCGGAAATTACTCCAATTATCAGCTATGAAGTGGCAATGCCTCAACCACAAACACATTTATTTGAGGTGACGCTGAAAATTGAAAATTGCCCATCACCATTGCTGAATTTAAAGTTACCTGTATGGACTCCTGGTTCCTATTTGGTGCGAGAATATGCCAAGCATTTACAGGATTTTAGGGCTTTGGCTGGGGAACAGGTTTTAAGTTGTGGCAAAGTTGCTAAAAATCATTGGCAAGTTGAGACTAATGGTGTTTCTGAAGTTACTATTAAATACCGTGTTTTTGCTAATGAGATATCGGTAAGAACAAATCATTTAGATATGACTCATGGATATTTTAATGGTGCGGCAATATTTTTGAGGATTCCTGATTGGGAAAAGCAGGGAATTAATGTTACTATCATACCCCCATATCCAGATTGGCAGGTGACAGCGGTGTTGCCGATGGTGTCAACGGTTAAAAATACTTTCTATGCTAAAGATTATGATACTTTGGTGGATACGCCTTTTGAAATTGGTAAGCACCAAGTTTATGAGTTTGAGGTTTTGGGAAAACCCCATGAATTAGCGATTTGGGGTCAGGGAAATTTTCAGATTTCACGATTGATTTCTGATTTTGAAAAGATTATTGAGGTGGAAGCGGAGATATTTGAGGGTTTACCTTATGAAAGATATGTATTTTTATTACACTTACTAACTCAAGCTTTTGGAGGTTTGGAGCATAAAGATTGTTGTTCTTTAATATATCAGCGGTTTGGTTTTAAGGATACTGATAAGTATGAACGTTTTATTCAGTTGGTAGCCCATGAGTTTTTCCATCTGTGGAATGTGAAGCGAATTCGTCCCCAGGCTTTGGAAGTTTTTGATTATGATCAGGAAAATTATACACCGTCGCTGTGGTTTTGTGAAGGAACTACTAGTTATTATGATTTACATATTCCTTTGCGGGCAGGGATTTATAATGCTAAGTCATATTTAAATCACTTAAGTAAGGAAATTACTAGGTATCAAAATACTCCTGGTAAAGCAGTTCAACCACTTTCGGAATCAAGTTTTGATACTTGGATTAAGTTATACCGTCCTGATGCCAATAGTCCTAACTCCCAAATTTCCTATTATTTGAAGGGGGAAATGGTGTCATTGCTATTGGATCTCCTAATTCGGGCACGTCATGATAATATGCGATCGCTTGATGATGTGATGCGGCTAATGTGGCAACAATTTGGGAAAGCTGAAATCGGTTACACTCCCAAACAGCTACAAACGGTGATTGAGTCGGTTGCTGGGGTAGATTTAACTGATTTTTTTGAGCAATATATTGATGGTTTGGTTGATTTACCTTTTAATCAGTATTTGGAACCTTTCGGTTTGCAGTTGTTTGCTGATGCTGAGGAAGAGCCTTTTTTAGGTATTAAAGTGGCAGGTGAAAATAATCGGGATATAGTCAAGTTTGTGGAGTCACTCTCACCTGCCCAAATTGCGGGAATTGATACGGGTGATGAATTAGTGGCAATTAATGGTATCAAGGTTTCAGCTAGTAATTTATCAGAACGTTTGCGAGATTATCAAGCAAAGGACACTATCCAAATTACAGTTTTTCATCAGGATGAGCTTTTTACCTACGATGTAACGTTAGCCCATCCCCGTGTCAGCAGATATGCAATTAAACTGATGGCAAATACTTCTAAAATGCAGAAAAAGAATTTAACTGGTTGGTTGGGAATGTCGATAATTAGTTAA
- a CDS encoding Crp/Fnr family transcriptional regulator — MLTEVFSELFPLMSTASPQTLEWLLNVSTDHEYPAGRAVLMEDSWGNAVYFVISGWVKVRRTLGDDYRALAILSRGDFFGEMAILDESPRSTDVIALSPVKLLSISKERFVQILFKDPQLHHRMLQMMVRRLRHVNMRLQMRSSPPAVKLAYTLVLLGDSYGQDLDGGKVIFNIAFRDLADVTEIGVEETTAIIEKLAEKGWIKIDTAKQVIHLVNFKQLVNLAGKI, encoded by the coding sequence ATGTTGACAGAAGTTTTTAGCGAACTTTTCCCTTTAATGAGTACAGCCAGTCCCCAAACCTTGGAATGGCTACTGAATGTTTCTACTGATCATGAGTATCCAGCCGGAAGGGCTGTGTTGATGGAAGATTCTTGGGGGAATGCGGTTTATTTTGTGATTTCTGGTTGGGTTAAAGTTCGACGAACTTTAGGAGATGATTATCGGGCTTTGGCAATTTTGAGTCGGGGGGATTTTTTTGGGGAGATGGCGATTTTGGATGAATCTCCCCGTTCTACTGATGTGATTGCTCTTTCCCCTGTAAAATTACTGAGTATTTCTAAAGAGCGATTTGTTCAGATATTATTTAAAGATCCACAGTTACACCATCGGATGTTACAGATGATGGTGAGACGGTTGCGTCATGTAAATATGCGTTTGCAAATGCGATCTTCACCTCCAGCGGTAAAACTGGCTTATACACTGGTTCTTCTAGGTGATAGTTATGGGCAGGATTTGGATGGTGGGAAGGTAATTTTTAATATTGCCTTTAGGGATTTAGCAGATGTGACTGAAATTGGTGTGGAAGAAACCACCGCTATTATCGAAAAGTTGGCGGAGAAGGGCTGGATTAAGATTGATACGGCAAAACAAGTGATTCACTTAGTCAATTTTAAGCAGTTGGTAAATTTAGCTGGAAAAATCTAA
- a CDS encoding DUF1499 domain-containing protein → MFRLLKAITLGILLILTSNFCNISTTWAAGLGVSDAHLSSCPASPNCVVSQDADIKHSIDPITYHIDRNAARETLLKVLTVVPRTEVVERTDSYIRAVSKSRIFGFVDDVEFYFPKHENLIHLRSASRVGDSDLGVNRRRMEQIRLALQDLKI, encoded by the coding sequence GTGTTCCGTCTACTAAAAGCGATTACTTTGGGAATATTGCTGATTCTGACTAGCAATTTCTGCAATATATCAACTACTTGGGCTGCTGGTTTAGGTGTTAGTGATGCTCATCTTAGTTCTTGTCCAGCCTCTCCAAATTGTGTTGTCAGCCAAGATGCCGACATTAAACATAGCATTGATCCGATTACTTATCATATAGACCGCAACGCCGCACGAGAAACATTGCTTAAAGTTCTGACTGTTGTTCCCCGTACAGAGGTTGTAGAGCGAACTGATAGTTATATCCGTGCTGTTTCCAAAAGCCGCATTTTTGGGTTTGTTGATGATGTGGAATTCTATTTTCCCAAGCATGAAAATCTCATTCATCTACGTTCGGCATCTCGTGTAGGTGACTCAGATTTAGGTGTGAATCGTAGACGTATGGAGCAAATTCGTCTGGCTTTGCAGGATCTTAAAATCTAA